TGCGATTGCGCGAAATAACAGTTGCAGGCGTAAAAATAAACGGCAACCCCCTGACACCCGCGTTGACAAAAGCGGCCTTTCGGGATGGCACATATTATCGAGATGGCGATATAACACTGGTAGCTTTTACGCCCGAAGGCCGAAATGTCAGAGTCGAGATAGAAAGCACATAAAAGTATGAGAACCACAAAACTAAAAAAAGAAATCGGTTTACTCGGTGTTTATGCAATCTCAACGGGTGCTACTCTGAGCGCGGGATTCTTTTTATTGCCGGGACTGGCTGCTGAACAGGCGGGTGCGGCCATTGTGCTGGCCTATATTGTCGCCGCTGTTCCACTCGTACCGGCGATGTTCAGCGTTATTGAACTGGCAACTGCCATGCCCCGTGCAGGTGGCGTGTATTATTTTCTGGACCGGTCACTCGGACCGTGGATGGGCACGCTTGGAGGCATTGGCACCTGGCTGGCACTCGTATTAAAAGTATCATTCGCGCTCGTGGGCATGGGGGCGTATATCGCGCTTTATGTACCCGAGTTACCAATAATTCCAGTAGCTGTCACCATTGCCATTGCCCTGGGTATATTGAACCTGCTGGGCACAGAGAAAAGCGGTGGTTTTCAGATAGCACTGGTGCTGGGTTTGTTGATGATCCTGGGGATATTTATCGGAGGGGGCGTACCCAATATTGAACGCGCGCGATTGCCCGCCATATTCGAGGTAGATACCCACACAATTTTATCCACAGCAGGGCTGGTCTATATCAGTTATATCGGCGTGACAAAAGTCGCGAGTTTATCTGAAGAAATAAAACATCCCGAGCGCAATTTGCCTCTGGGCGTCATCTTATCATTGATCACAGCAGTTCTGGTATATGCGCTCGGCACGGGCGTCATGGTCGGTGTATTGCCGCTCGAACAACTGGTTGGAGATTTGACCCCCGCCGCCTCAGCAGCCAAAGCCGTATTTGGCGACTGGGGCGCGATAATCATCTCCCTGGCAGCCCTCCTCGCCTTTACATCGGTCGCCAATGCAGGAATGCTTTCGTCTTCTCGCTACCCTCTGGCAATGAGCCGCGACCACATGATGCCGAGCCTTTTTCAGCATTTGAATGCAAAAGGCGCACCCGTTCAAGGAGTATTGGTGACCACGGGCGTAATTGTTTTAATTCTCATCTTTCTCGATCCAACCAAAATTGCAAAATTGGCCAGTGCGTTTCAATTATTGATGTTCGCGCTGTTGTGCCTGGCTGTAATTGTCATGCGCGAAAGCGGGTTGGACTCCTACGACTCGGGATATCATTCGCCGCTATATCCGTGGATGCAGTTATTCGGCATAGTATCTTCGTGTGTGTTAATTGTCCAGATGGGCTGGTTACCATCCCTATTTTCTGTCGCGTTGATCCTCCTGGGAACGATCTGGTACTTTAAATTTGCCCGAGACAAAGTCACCCGCGATGGTGCGATTTATCACATGTTTGAACGCTGGGGACAAAAGCGATACACCGGACTGGATGCCGAACTGCGGGGCATATTGAAAGAAAAGGGATTGCGCGACGAAGACCCCTTCGAAGAGATCGCCGCACGAAGTCTGGTCATCGATCTGGATCGTCCGGCCGAATTTGAGGAGGTCGTGCGGCAGGTAGCGGACTGGCTCGCGGGTCGGGTGCCGCATACCATCGATGAAATCGAAAAACAATTGCTGGACCGCACACATATTGGCGCAACACCCGTGACGCACGGCGTGGGATTGCCACATCTGCGGATTGATGGAATTGAACACTGCGAAATGGTCCTCGTGCGATCACTGCCGGGCATTCACATCCAGTTTACAGATTCACTGACCGGGCACGAGGTAGAAACGCAGCTAACCGCGCTCTTTTTCTTATTCAGCCCAGAGCACGACCCCTCACAGCACCTGCGTATTCTGGCACAAATTGCGCGGCGTGCAGACGATGAAAACTTCTTGCGCGAATGGCACTCTGCCAGCGATGAAGTCGAGTTAAAAGAAGTCCTGTTGCGCGACGAAGCCTTTTTATTATTGACATTGCATCGCGATCACGCAACCGCCGACCTCATTGGCCGTGCGCTGCGCGAGACGGATTTTCCAGAAGGCTGTCTCGTGGCAATGTTGCGCCGCGGCGGGCGCATGGTAATCCCTCGCGGAGATACCGTGCTACGAGAAGATGATCGATTGACAATTTTGGGAAATAATAAAGGATTGCGCAATCTCGAAGCGCGATTTGGCGAGCGGTGAGTCTCGCCACGATCACCCGTAGAGACGGCCAACAGTCTCGGGGTGTTTGCGAGCCTCGCGAATGAGGCGATTGCCCCATGTTGTGGGATATTTGCCCGTGACACATCCCAAACACAGGGTATCTGTTTCACACCCAATGCTGGACCCCAGATCGGGAACATCGAGGTACCTCAAGCTATCGACATCGAGATCGATAGCCATTTTCTTTAGCGTTTGTGCGCTGGGCATACCGCGGTATCGCACCGGAACGTGTTCGGGAGCAAAGAGTTCGTCCAAAGTCGTCATATCAATGCCGTAAAAACACGGCGCAACAATGGGCGGACAGGCCACGCGCACATGTACCTCGGTCGCGCCACCAATATCTCGCACCTGATGGGCAAGGGTGCGAAGCGTGAGAGAGCGCACAATAGAATCTTCCACGAGAAAAACGCGCTTGCCCGATAAAACAGAAGCCAATGACGTGTACTTGCTTTTAGCACTCTGCGAGCGGGTGGTTTTGGGCTGAATAAACGTGCGCCCCACATAGCGATTGCGGATCACCCCTTCCATACAGGGCATCTTCAGGTGGTGGGCATAGGCATCGGCCGCTGCTTTGGCCGTATCGGGAACGGGCACAACCACACACGAATCGTCGATCTTCTGGTTTTCTTTCTCGGCCAAAATACGACCGGCCTCAGCGCGAGAAGTATAAACACTGAGGCCGTCAATTTCACTGGCAACATTGGAAAAATAAACCCATTCAAAAAAGCAGCGGGCCGTTTTTTTCGGTTCCGTATAACGCGCAACGCGCAAATCGCCATTCTCGACAATCACCATTTCTCCAGGTTTGAGCCATTTGATATCGCTAAAACCGAGATTGGAAAGAGCCGTTGATTCATTGGCAGCGGCAAAGAGACGGCCTTTCACCCCCCAGCACATGGGATGCAAACCGAGCGGATCGCGCGAGACGAACATGCGCCCCGAGGCATCGAGAAATGCGATATTATAAGCACCGTCAAAATCGCGGGAAAGCGAACGCATTACATCGGCCAAATCGGGTGGATTTTCACCCTTCAACCGATACGCCAGCGTATGCATGATGATTTCGGTATCGATATTGAGGGTAAAGTGATACCCCTGCTTGGACAACAGGCGTTCGCGCAACAGCGTGTAATTGGCCAGATTCCCATTAAAAGCCAGACTAAACCACTTCCAAATACGCCCGTGCTGTCGCTCAAAAGGCTGTGCATATCGCACATCGTCTTCGCCACTCGTGGCATAGCGCGTATGTCCAATCGCAGCAATTCCCGCATATTGGTTGATAATAGACTGGAATTTGCCTGGATGCGACATGCGAAAAGCTTCGGTAACGCCGCCCAGATCTTTAAAAGTACGCAAAAGGTGATCGCGATTGGGGTGATAGGAGCAATACCCCGCGGCGAGTTGCCCCCTGTTTTGAAGGTCGAGCAACATACTCGGCATAAGTGCTGCAACATTTTCAAAACCATCGGCATCGCCGTTTTTCCTGAGCCAGTAAAGGGCTGCCACGCCGCATTCGTGGCCAATATCTTCGCTCATAAAAATCTCCTATCCCAACGCCAGATTCTGCATATATTGAATTCCCGCAATGATTTCTTCGCGCGTCACATCATCTCGCGGCACAATTTTCCCGATCCGCTCCGGCAACACAAAGCGGATGACACCGTCCCGCGCTTTCTTATCGCTTGCCATCCGCGCCAACACCTCAGCGACCTTCAAATCAGGCACGCCTTTGGGAATGCCCAGGCGGGCAATAAGCGCATTTTGCCGCTCAAACGCATCCCGCGACCACATCCCCTTTTCCACAGCGATATACCCCGCGGCCAGCATCCCCAAACACACCGCCTCGCCGTGTTTGTAATAATCGTAATGCGTCACCACTTCCAGCGCGTGTCCCACCGTATGGCCGTAATTCAAAACTTCGCGCAAGCCCTTCTCGGTTTCATCGGCAGCCACAACACCCGCCTTGATGCGACACTGTTGAGCGACGAGCCAATTGATCTGATCCGCAGGCAAGCTTAAACTTGCCGCGCCCTCAATGTGATCTTCCAAAAACGCCACCAGACCGGGATCGCGTATAATCCCGTGCTTGATCACCTCTGCCATACCCGCCCGCACTTCGCGCCCGGGTAAAGTATCGAGTGTCGCCGTATCGATCAACACCATCTGCGGCTGGTGAAAAGCGCCGATCATGTTCTTTCCCAAAACGTGATCCACAGCTGTTTTACCCCCCACACTGGCATCGACCTGCGCTTCCAGCGTCGTGGGCACCTGCACAAAATCAACCCCCCTCAAATACGTCGCAGCGACAAAACCAGCCATATCGCCGACCACACCACCGCCCAATGTCACAACACAGGATTTGCGATCCAATCCCGCAGAGATCAAATTGCCGTAGATCTGCGAGGCCGTCTCAAGCGTCTTGTATTGCTCGCCATCGGGCACAGTGACGACCACAACCTTCACACCGGCACGCACGAGACTCTGTTGAACCGCATCGAGATAGAGCGCGGCAACTGTCGGATTGGTCACAATCGCCGCTGTTTCTCCCAACCCGCGTTCCGCATACAAATCGCCCAAATCGCGCAAACAATCGCGACCGATTAAAATATCGTAACTTCGATCATCTAAATCAACCGTCACCGTTTCCATTATCAATCCCAATCAGGATGTAAGGATTTAAGGATGTTAAGGATGTTCAGGATACCCATACTCCACCACCCAAAAACTGGGGTGTGGGGTATCCTGTGGTATCCTGAAAATCTTGTCAATCCTGATCCAGAACGCGCTGTAATTCGAGCAAAGCTGTCTCTGCTGTATCTTCGGGCGAGCGATCATTTGTCGAGGTTGCAAACGCATCTGCACGCGCATAAAAACGCTCTCGCTCTGCCATCATCACCTCAATTTTG
This window of the Gemmatimonadota bacterium genome carries:
- a CDS encoding amino acid permease → MRTTKLKKEIGLLGVYAISTGATLSAGFFLLPGLAAEQAGAAIVLAYIVAAVPLVPAMFSVIELATAMPRAGGVYYFLDRSLGPWMGTLGGIGTWLALVLKVSFALVGMGAYIALYVPELPIIPVAVTIAIALGILNLLGTEKSGGFQIALVLGLLMILGIFIGGGVPNIERARLPAIFEVDTHTILSTAGLVYISYIGVTKVASLSEEIKHPERNLPLGVILSLITAVLVYALGTGVMVGVLPLEQLVGDLTPAASAAKAVFGDWGAIIISLAALLAFTSVANAGMLSSSRYPLAMSRDHMMPSLFQHLNAKGAPVQGVLVTTGVIVLILIFLDPTKIAKLASAFQLLMFALLCLAVIVMRESGLDSYDSGYHSPLYPWMQLFGIVSSCVLIVQMGWLPSLFSVALILLGTIWYFKFARDKVTRDGAIYHMFERWGQKRYTGLDAELRGILKEKGLRDEDPFEEIAARSLVIDLDRPAEFEEVVRQVADWLAGRVPHTIDEIEKQLLDRTHIGATPVTHGVGLPHLRIDGIEHCEMVLVRSLPGIHIQFTDSLTGHEVETQLTALFFLFSPEHDPSQHLRILAQIARRADDENFLREWHSASDEVELKEVLLRDEAFLLLTLHRDHATADLIGRALRETDFPEGCLVAMLRRGGRMVIPRGDTVLREDDRLTILGNNKGLRNLEARFGER
- a CDS encoding amidophosphoribosyltransferase, with translation MSEDIGHECGVAALYWLRKNGDADGFENVAALMPSMLLDLQNRGQLAAGYCSYHPNRDHLLRTFKDLGGVTEAFRMSHPGKFQSIINQYAGIAAIGHTRYATSGEDDVRYAQPFERQHGRIWKWFSLAFNGNLANYTLLRERLLSKQGYHFTLNIDTEIIMHTLAYRLKGENPPDLADVMRSLSRDFDGAYNIAFLDASGRMFVSRDPLGLHPMCWGVKGRLFAAANESTALSNLGFSDIKWLKPGEMVIVENGDLRVARYTEPKKTARCFFEWVYFSNVASEIDGLSVYTSRAEAGRILAEKENQKIDDSCVVVPVPDTAKAAADAYAHHLKMPCMEGVIRNRYVGRTFIQPKTTRSQSAKSKYTSLASVLSGKRVFLVEDSIVRSLTLRTLAHQVRDIGGATEVHVRVACPPIVAPCFYGIDMTTLDELFAPEHVPVRYRGMPSAQTLKKMAIDLDVDSLRYLDVPDLGSSIGCETDTLCLGCVTGKYPTTWGNRLIREARKHPETVGRLYG
- the aroB gene encoding 3-dehydroquinate synthase gives rise to the protein METVTVDLDDRSYDILIGRDCLRDLGDLYAERGLGETAAIVTNPTVAALYLDAVQQSLVRAGVKVVVVTVPDGEQYKTLETASQIYGNLISAGLDRKSCVVTLGGGVVGDMAGFVAATYLRGVDFVQVPTTLEAQVDASVGGKTAVDHVLGKNMIGAFHQPQMVLIDTATLDTLPGREVRAGMAEVIKHGIIRDPGLVAFLEDHIEGAASLSLPADQINWLVAQQCRIKAGVVAADETEKGLREVLNYGHTVGHALEVVTHYDYYKHGEAVCLGMLAAGYIAVEKGMWSRDAFERQNALIARLGIPKGVPDLKVAEVLARMASDKKARDGVIRFVLPERIGKIVPRDDVTREEIIAGIQYMQNLALG